The Ahaetulla prasina isolate Xishuangbanna chromosome 4, ASM2864084v1, whole genome shotgun sequence genome has a window encoding:
- the LOC131197215 gene encoding gap junction delta-4 protein-like has protein sequence MEYSNAFSFLIIALSYNETIIGKIWLAVVIFLRFMVIFLAAYPLYQDEQERFICNTLQPGCSNVCYDLFAPVSHFRFWLIQSVSVLLPYVIFGVYILHGVVRHIVKAASSPYSQYKEIKTFSGCKISKNFKSLAKKRKIGRRNEMAALDFSRAYIIHLIVRILLEAGFGTGHYYLFGFFVPKRFSCDRFPCTSFVDCYISRPTEKTIMMLFIWGIGGFSFLLSLVDLIFALRTNGVRNRRNKLLLQKFNAEEENSPDLQQDINPGNIQHGSMATPDGGVKCLLATEDCPFPSTMTLQQTIGSHLNSNHNKLCNESSNQDLLFNEAKQRENPSEQSRHEHQSYFVKEPLAFKSQEFKSHHSSHSFASYDKPSVHYSTLERKTSDTQSICDSSEYSKSKKSEWV, from the exons ATGGAGTATTCAAATGCATTCAGTTTTCTCATCATTGCTCTAAGCTACAATGAGACGATTATAG GAAAGATTTGGTTAGCAGTTGTGATCTTCCTGAGATTTATGGTGATATTTTTAGCAGCCTATCCTCTCTATCAAGATGAGCAAGAACGCTTCATCTGCAATACACTGCAACCAGGGTGCTCCAATGTATGTTATGATCTCTTTGCTCCAGTATCGCACTTTCGGTTCTGGTTGATTCAGAGTGTGTCCGTCCTCCTTCCTTATGTTATTTTTGGTGTCTATATATTACACGGTGTCGTCAGACACATTGTAAAGGCTGCTTCCTCCCCTTATTCTCAGTACAAAGAAATTAAGACTTTCTCTGGCTGCAAAATTTCAAAGAACTTCAAAAGTTtagcaaaaaagagaaaaattggcAGGAGAAATGAAATGGCTGCCCTGGATTTTTCCAGGGCTTATATAATTCATCTTATTGTGAGAATATTGCTAGAGGCTGGCTTTGGAACTGGTCATTACTAtctctttggattttttgttccGAAGCGTTTTTCCTGTGACCGCTTTCCTTGCACGAGTTTTGTTGATTGCTACATTTCCAGACCAACTGAAAAAACCATCATGATGCTTTTCATTTGGGGAATTGGtggcttctcctttcttcttagtCTTGTTGACCTAATCTTTGCTTTGCGGACCAATGGGGTAAGAAATCGTAGAAATAAGCTTCTGTTGCAAAAGTTCAACGCAGAAGAGGAAAATAGCCCTGACCTGCAGCAGGATATAAATCCAGGCAACATTCAACATGGAAGCATGGCCACCCCTGACGGTGGTGTGAAATGCTTGCTTGCTACAGAAGACTGTCCTTTTCCATCTACAATGACCCTTCAGCAGACAATTGGCTCTCATCTCAACAGTAACCATAATAAGCTATGTAATGAATCTTCCAATCAAGATCTGCTCTTCAATGAAGCTAAACAGCGGGAGAATCCATCTGAGCAATCAAGACATGAGCACCAGTCCTACTTTGTCAAAGAACCTTTGGCTTTTAAATCCCAAGAGTTCAAATCCCATCATAGTTCTCATTCATTTGCAAGTTATGACAAGCCCTCAGTTCATTATTCTACTCTGGAGAGAAAGACCTCTGATACTCAATCTATCTGTGATAGTTCTGAGTACTCAAAATCCAAAAAATCTGAATGGGTATAG